One window of the Benincasa hispida cultivar B227 chromosome 3, ASM972705v1, whole genome shotgun sequence genome contains the following:
- the LOC120072676 gene encoding transcription factor HHO5 — MELSLDLSLDFSPKTIPEILHELTSISDSFTKRSKLDDYVKRLEDEMRKIDAFKRELPLCVLLLQDAILRLKEEVLQFQSLKDQPVIEEFIPLKGSSDQTHEESEKRKTRKWLSSSQLWTTNFNFVDDEISNPKSNMNLNGDEDDRSVPQTPIENWDCAKRRRAFELFKDQNNFVKRATKEDVAFSEVPKLTLMTPISDPFPVSLTVKSGGGGGRSGRAAVSGLSSPAAQMKGQAKLSQQQQTIRKQRRCWSPELHRRFVDALHRLGGSQVATPKQIRELMQVDGLTNDEVKSHLQKYRLHVRKLSPPEGSNGEGWIPGEHGGENHLKTSVTHAGSPDGPLHGGGSGKALSITEGESMEGEEDAKSDGHSWKGRIQKHGDV; from the exons ATGGAACTCAGCTTAGATTTGTCTTTGGACTTCTCACCCAAAACCATTCCCGAAATTCTTCACGAACTTACATCTATCTCCGATTCCTTTACTAAACGCTCTAAGCTCGATGATTATGTCAAAAGATTGGAAGATGAAATGAGGAAAATCGATGCCTTTAAACGAGAGCTTCCTCTCTGTGTTCTTCTCTTGCAAGATG CTATTTTGAGATTGAAAGAGGAGGTGTTGCAGTTTCAGTCGTTGAAGGATCAGCCGGTGATTGAAGAGTTCATTCCATTGAAGGGAAGTTCCGATCAAACCCATGAGGAAAGCGAAAAGAGGAAGACGAGGAAGTGGTTGAGTTCTTCTCAGTTGTGGACcaccaatttcaattttgttgatgACGAAATCTCAAACCCCAAATCAAATATGAACTTG AATGGGGATGAAGACGATCGGTCTGTGCCACAGACCCCAATCGAAAACTGGGATTGTGCAAAAAGACGAAGAGCCTTCGAATTGTTCAAAGATCAAAACAATTTTGTAAAAAGAGCCACAAAAGAAGATGTAGCGTTTTCCGAAGTCCCAAAACTTACTCTGATGACCCCAATCTCCGATCCCTTTCCTGTTAGTTTAACCGTCAAGAGCGGCGGCGGCGGTGGACGGAGCGGCAGAGCCGCTGTTTCTGGGTTATCTTCGCCGGCGGCACAAATGAAAGGACAAGCAAAACTGTCCCAACAGCAACAGACTATAAGGAAACAGAGACGGTGCTGGTCGCCAGAGCTCCACCGGCGTTTTGTCGACGCACTGCATCGACTCGGCGGATCTCAAG TGGCAACACCAAAACAGATAAGGGAATTGATGCAAGTGGACGGCCTCACCAACGACGAAGTGAAAAGCCATTTACAA AAGTACAGGCTTCACGTTCGAAAATTGTCCCCGCCGGAAGGTTCAAACGGCGAGGGGTGGATACCGGGAGAACACGGCGGCGAGAACCACTTAAAAACAAGCGTGACACACGCAGGATCCCCAGATGGGCCACTTCACGGCGGTGGGTCTGGAAAAGCTCTGTCGATAACAGAAGGGGAAAGTATGGAAGGGGAAGAAGATGCGAAATCGGACGGTCATAGTTGGAAAGGAAGGATTCAGAAACATGGAGATGTGTGA